The following proteins come from a genomic window of Heyndrickxia acidicola:
- the acsA gene encoding acetate--CoA ligase: MNVVALPAVKGDYNLTNYDETYKHFDWKDVEKEFTWSETGKVNLAYEAIDRHAEGFRKNKVALYYSDDSRDEKYTFKDLKELTNKAGNVLKEYGGVEKGDRVFIFMPRSPELYFALLGAVKLGAVVGPLFEAFMEGAVRDRLEDSEAKVLVTTPALLDRVPVDKLPALKTIFLVGRDIKEDEKQIDFLKHLADASKQLELEWVDRMDGLILHYTSGSTGKPKGVLHVHNAMIQHYQTAKWVLDLKEEDVYWCTADPGWVTGTSYGIFAPWLTGTSNVIVGGRFKPEDWYKTIEKFGVTVWYSAPTAFRMLMGAGDEIIKKHDLTSLRHVLSVGEPLNPEVIRWGKKVFGQRIHDTWWMTETGAHLICNYPSMNIKPGSMGKPIPGVEAAIVDDQGNVLPPNRMGNLAIKKGWPSMMQTIWNNEPKYQSYFFPNGWYVSGDSAYMDEDGYFWFQGRVDDVIMTSGERVGPFEVESKLIEHPAVAEAGVIGKPDPVRGEIIKAFVALMDGYEESDELKEEIRQFVKNGLAAHSAPREIEFRDKLPKTRSGKIMRRVLKAWELDLPAGDLSTMED; this comes from the coding sequence ATGAATGTGGTAGCGTTGCCAGCGGTAAAAGGGGATTACAATCTAACTAATTATGATGAAACCTATAAACATTTTGATTGGAAAGATGTTGAGAAAGAATTTACATGGTCGGAAACAGGCAAGGTGAATTTGGCCTACGAAGCAATCGACCGCCATGCTGAAGGCTTTCGAAAGAACAAGGTAGCGCTTTATTATTCTGATGATTCCCGTGATGAGAAATATACATTTAAAGATCTAAAGGAACTAACGAACAAAGCGGGAAACGTTTTGAAGGAATACGGCGGGGTAGAGAAGGGTGACAGAGTTTTCATTTTTATGCCCAGATCACCAGAGCTTTATTTTGCCCTTCTTGGTGCGGTAAAACTGGGAGCCGTTGTCGGACCGCTGTTTGAAGCATTTATGGAAGGAGCTGTTCGTGACCGTTTGGAGGACAGTGAAGCAAAAGTGCTTGTAACAACCCCGGCACTTCTTGACCGTGTTCCAGTGGACAAATTGCCAGCTTTAAAAACCATTTTTCTTGTCGGCCGCGATATAAAAGAAGATGAAAAACAGATTGATTTTCTCAAGCACCTGGCTGATGCCTCCAAACAGCTTGAGCTGGAGTGGGTGGATAGAATGGATGGACTTATCCTTCATTATACCTCTGGCTCTACAGGAAAGCCTAAAGGGGTGCTGCATGTCCATAATGCCATGATTCAGCATTATCAAACAGCTAAATGGGTATTGGACCTTAAGGAAGAGGATGTATACTGGTGTACAGCCGATCCTGGCTGGGTGACGGGAACCTCATACGGCATTTTTGCTCCGTGGCTTACAGGAACATCGAATGTGATTGTAGGGGGGCGCTTCAAGCCCGAGGATTGGTATAAAACGATTGAAAAGTTTGGCGTAACTGTATGGTATAGTGCCCCTACTGCTTTTCGCATGCTGATGGGAGCAGGTGATGAAATCATCAAGAAGCATGATTTAACATCACTTCGCCATGTCTTAAGTGTTGGAGAGCCATTGAACCCTGAGGTCATCCGCTGGGGCAAGAAGGTGTTCGGCCAAAGAATCCATGATACTTGGTGGATGACGGAAACAGGTGCACACTTAATCTGCAATTATCCTAGCATGAATATCAAGCCTGGCTCCATGGGAAAACCGATTCCAGGAGTAGAGGCTGCCATTGTAGATGATCAGGGGAATGTTCTGCCCCCTAATCGGATGGGAAACCTGGCTATTAAGAAGGGCTGGCCTTCCATGATGCAGACAATATGGAATAATGAGCCTAAATATCAGTCTTATTTCTTCCCGAATGGCTGGTATGTGTCCGGAGATTCTGCCTACATGGATGAGGACGGGTATTTTTGGTTCCAGGGACGTGTTGATGATGTCATCATGACTTCAGGAGAAAGGGTAGGGCCTTTTGAGGTAGAAAGCAAGCTTATTGAACATCCTGCGGTAGCAGAAGCAGGTGTTATTGGCAAGCCTGATCCTGTCCGCGGAGAAATTATTAAAGCGTTTGTTGCTTTAATGGATGGATACGAGGAATCGGATGAATTAAAAGAAGAAATTCGCCAGTTTGTGAAAAATGGTTTGGCAGCTCACTCTGCACCACGCGAAATAGAGTTCCGCGATAAGCTTCCAAAAACAAGAAGCGGGAAAATCATGCGACGTGTGCTAAAAGCATGGGAGCTGGACTTGCCTGCAGGTGATCTATCGACAATGGAAGACTAA
- a CDS encoding GNAT family N-acetyltransferase, with product MEHTKTYHSMELDTTEGIIVIEGPVPASKLASLDFHEGLVAFRPPEKQHKALIEIADLLEGRIIIAREQNTIVGYVTYLYPDPLERWSQGNMENLIELGAIEVIPKFRGNSVGKNLLKLSMMDPAMENYITITTEYYWHWDMKGTGLNVWEYRKIMEKMMNAGGLEYLATDDPEICSHPANCLMVRFGSKVDRDSIERFDRLRFMNRFMY from the coding sequence ATGGAACATACAAAAACGTATCATTCTATGGAGTTAGATACGACAGAGGGTATTATTGTGATTGAAGGGCCTGTTCCGGCATCCAAGCTTGCCTCTCTTGATTTTCACGAGGGATTGGTTGCTTTTCGCCCACCCGAGAAGCAGCACAAGGCTTTAATCGAAATCGCCGATTTGCTTGAAGGAAGAATCATTATAGCGAGAGAACAGAATACAATTGTAGGATATGTCACATACCTCTATCCCGACCCTCTGGAAAGATGGTCCCAGGGAAACATGGAGAATTTAATAGAATTAGGTGCCATTGAGGTCATCCCAAAATTCAGAGGAAATTCGGTAGGGAAAAATTTATTGAAGCTGTCCATGATGGATCCGGCAATGGAAAATTATATCACCATTACAACAGAATACTACTGGCATTGGGACATGAAAGGCACAGGCTTGAATGTCTGGGAGTATCGAAAGATCATGGAGAAAATGATGAATGCGGGAGGTCTTGAATATCTCGCAACAGATGATCCGGAAATATGCTCACATCCTGCCAATTGCCTTATGGTCCGATTTGGAAGCAAGGTTGACCGTGATTCTATTGAAAGATTTGACCGTTTACGATTTATGAACCGATTTATGTATTAG